Proteins encoded in a region of the Zea mays cultivar B73 chromosome 2, Zm-B73-REFERENCE-NAM-5.0, whole genome shotgun sequence genome:
- the LOC103647265 gene encoding uncharacterized protein has translation MPGYRSSRGNRRLQFEPSPRHPRACSAMPTQRSLATIVPGSPPASVPDVHAIAKAAISLSSSIPERPYPMCGVPGLLEALQNPFISRFVSKLRGIDDQALATK, from the exons ATGCCGGGATATCGCTCGTCTCGAGGAAACCGACGACTCCAATTCGAGCCTAGCCCCAGGCACCCACGCGCGTGCTCTGCGATGCCGACCCAGCGAAGCCTCGCGACGATCGTCCCTGGAAGTCCTCCGGCGTCCGTTCCTGATGTCCACGCAATCGCCAAG GCGGCCATCTCCCTCTCGTCCAGCATACCCGAGCGGCCATATCCCATGTGCGGCGTACCAGGCCTGCTCGAAGCCCTCCAAAATCCTTTCAT ATCGCGATTTGTTTccaagcttcgaggaatcgacgatcaagcgttggcgaccaagtga